From the genome of Papaver somniferum cultivar HN1 chromosome 2, ASM357369v1, whole genome shotgun sequence, one region includes:
- the LOC113353511 gene encoding AT-rich interactive domain-containing protein 1-like — protein MAPFCCNGTRTILNNQVPGSQSTYAEINEESIENVDSSSSSSKKNEFWWDILQWLRTAALDPCKAKPPLEKLRRRQILKAREHISLSTTEFPWKKRKLDLLENKCAISPPLAKPNEQSSFASSVSCLINSTDSTERSQQYLCRPSISVGSSRYLDDLSRKRVRNSHFYKSDDSISVASTPEKPNIENIPRVNQSMKASSNLPLNQVYVPPAKITNKNFSSLSDSDDLVDSSSMPNEYSQEKHKTARRSPRLQNFISYSLPRVKVQVGSCHQADIPDWIGPRKSDTSSTDGQSDSFDSRYMGTKVWPIEGKNTEDSEKEGIGKGRLNSCSCYSMGCGGCIKLHVFKKGLQLQDELGNAYFTWKFDEMGEEVSKLWTTTEQQCFESLVRMDPITQSDSFLVPALKRFSGKCRKSIFSYYFNVFVPSRMSKQTRLAAKRVNSHGDNDAVVMESSIKRKSRKYFSGGH, from the exons ATGGCACCATTTTGTTGTAATGGCACCCGAACCATCTTGAATAATCAAGTCCCGGGTTCTCAAAGTACATATGCAGAGATTAATGAAGAATCCATAGAGAATGTGGATTCAAGTTCATCGTCTAGTAAGAAGAATGAATTTTGGTGGGACATATTGCAATGGTTAAGAACAGCTGCTTTGGATCCTTGCAAGGCAAAGCCACCACTGGAGAAACTTAGGAGGAGACAGATTCTTAAAGCACGGGAACATATCTCTCTGAGCACTACTGAATTTCCTTGG AAAAAGCGGAAACTTGATCTGTTAGAAAATAAATGTGCAATTAGCCCTCCTCTAGCAAAACCAAATGAGCAAAGTTCTTTTGCTTCTTCAGTTTCATGCTTAATCAATAGCACTGACTCAACTGAGAGGTCTCAGCAGTATCTTTGCAGACCTTCCATCTCAGTAGGGTCGTCGAGATATCTTGATGATCTCTCCAGAAAACGGGTCCGGAATAGTCATTTTTACAAATCTGATGATTCAATCAGTGTTGCATCGACTCCGGAAAAGCCAAACATTGAGAACATACCTAGAGTGAACCAGTCAATGAAGGCGAGCAGCAATCTTCCATTGAATCAGGTATATGTGCCTCCAGCTAAGATAACCAACAAAAACTTTTCATCTCTGTCCGACTCTGATGATTTGGTAGATAGTTCAAGTATGCCAAATGAATACAGTCAAGAGAAACATAAGACCGCTCGTAGATCACCTAGGTTACAGAACTTCATTAGTTATTCTCTCCCAAGAGTTAAAGTTCAAGTTGGCTCATGTCATCAGGCTGACATTCCAGATTGGATTGGGCCGAGGAAAAGTGATACATCCTCCACTGATGGTCAAAGTGATTCATTTGATTCAAGGTATATGGGTACCAAGGTATGGCCAATCGAAGGCAAAAATACAGAAGATAGTGAAAAAGAAGGGATAGGAAAGGGAAGACTGAATTCATGCTCCTGCTATTCAATGGGGTGTGGAGGTTGCATCAAACTTCATGTATTTAAGAAAGGACTCCAGCTACAAGATGAACTAGGAAATGCTTACTTTACCTGGAAATTCGATGAAATGGGCGAGGAAGTTTCGAAGTTGTGGACAACAACGGAACAGCAATGTTTTGAAAGTCTTGTGAGAATGGACCCTATAACCCAGAGTGATAGTTTCTTGGTACCTGCACTGAAGCGATTCTCTGGAAAATGCAGAAAAAGTATATTCAGTTACTACTTTAATGTATTCGTTCCTAGCCGCATGAGCAAACAGACCAGGTTAGCCGCTAAACGTGTAAATAGTCACGGCGACAATGATGCTGTTGTGATGGAGAGTAGTATCAAACGCAAAAGCAGAAAATACTTTAGTGGAGGCCATTAA